From the Patagioenas fasciata isolate bPatFas1 chromosome Z, bPatFas1.hap1, whole genome shotgun sequence genome, one window contains:
- the LOC136115256 gene encoding avidin-like, with amino-acid sequence MGSSVFTLVLVLALVTCVTPAERKCQLSGLWRNEQDSLMEISAVRDNGDFQGKYLTRVTLTGGCAHTSPLKGAQQQPTDGVWPTFAFTVRWDKFSNATTAFTGQCFVDSGGKETLTTMWLLREAVGSLEEDWKATRVGRNVFTRKRTPKGKTLLSLSQSCEDAASPTP; translated from the exons ATGGGGAGCAGTGTTTTCACCCTGGTCCTTGTCCTGGCCCTGGTAACATGCGTCACCCCTGCAGAGAGAAAG TGCCAGCTCAGTGGGCTGTGGAGGAATGAGCAGGACTCGCTGATGGAGATTTCAGCAGTGAGGGACAACGGGGACTTCCAGGGGAAATACCTGACGCGGGTCACCCTCACCGGCGGCTGTGCCCACACCTCCCCACTGAAGGGTGCACAGCAGCAGCCCACTGATGGTGTCTGGCCCACATTTGCCTTCACTGTGCGCTGGGACAAGTTCTCCA ACGCCACCACTGCCTTCACGGGGCAGTGCTTCGTGGACAGCGGTGGAAAGGAGACACTGACAACCATGTGGCTGCTGCGTGAAGCCGTCGGGTCCCTCGAGGAGGACTGGAAAGCCACGAG GGTAGGCAGAAACGTCTTCACACGCAAACGCACCCCGAAAGGAAAGACCCTGCTGAGCTtgtcgcaatcctgtgaggatgcagcttcaCCCACCCCATGA
- the LOC136115257 gene encoding avidin-like has product MGIGAFALVLTLAVCVTPAERKCLLSGSWRSDTGCRMVVSILSKDGRFSGSYLPGSATSDPQILTSPLEGSQQDTRLVPQPTFYFTVHWRLQDSEAARTTAFLGQCYVSTNGEETLHALWLMREAADSPAEDWKATRIGTSIFTRIK; this is encoded by the exons ATGGGGATTGGTGCCTTTGCCCTGGTCCTTACCCTGGCAGTGTGTGTCACCCCTGCGGAGAGGAAG TGCCTCCTCTCTGGGTCCTGGCGGAGTGACACGGGCTGCCGGATGGTTGTGTCCATCCTCAGCAAGGATGGTAGATTCTCCGGTTCCTACCTGCCGGGCTCTGCGACcagtgacccccaaatcctcacctCACCACTGGAGGGATCCCAGCAGGACACGCGACTGGTGCCACAGCCCACCTTCTACTTCACTGTGCACTGGCGGCTCCAAG ACTCAGAGGCAGCACGGACTACTGCCTTCCTGGGCCAGTGTTATGTGAGCACCAATGGGGAGGAGACCCTGCATGCCCTGTGGCTCATGCGAGAGGCGGCTGACAGCCCCGCCGAGGACTGGAAAGCCACCCG GATTGGCACCAGCATTTTCACCCGAATAAAATAA